A region of the Variovorax sp. 54 genome:
GTGCTGCTGCACCCGATCCAGTGGTACTCGATGCCGCCGCTGCAAAAGCTCTGGCTCGACGACGTGCTCGGCTACGGCTGGGCCTACGGCCCCGGCGGCACGGCCCTGCAGGGCAAGGACTGCTGGCTGGTCGCCACCACCGGCGGCCCGGAGCCCAGCTACCACCCGCAAAGCTACAACCGCTATTTCTTCGACGCCTTCCTGCCGCCTTATGAGCAGACCGCCGCGCTGTGCGGCATGCGCTTTCTGCCGCCGCTGCTGCTGCACGGCGCGCGCCGCGTCAGCGAGGCCGAGGTGGCCGCGCACGTCGAGGTGTTCGTGCAGCGCCTGGAGAGCTACCCGGTCTGGCCCGAGATGGACGAGCTCGACGCCTGCATCGCCTGCCCGGTGCCCGAGACCGACCGCCCCGCCGAATCGGACGATGTGAGCAAGGTGGTGGCCGGCGTCTTCCACAGCGCGATGACGCACGGCCTGGCCGTCGCCAACGGCAGCACCAGCACCAACAAGGCGGCCTGAGCATGGAACACGCACCCGCCTGGCTGACCAGCAGCCTGATCTACCTAGGCGCCGCCGTGCTGGTGGTGCCGCTGTCGAAGTTCCTCGGGCTCGGCTCGATCATCGGCTACCTCGTGGCCGGCATCGCCATCGGACCCTGGGGCCTGGGCCTCGTGTCCAGCGTGGAAGACGTGCTGCATTTCGCCGAGTTCGGCGTGGTGCTGATGCTGTTCCTGGTGGGCCTCGAGCTCGAGCCCAAGCGCCTGTGGAGCCTGCGCCGCCCGATCTTCGGCTGGGGTTCGGCGCAGGTGCTCAGCTGCGCGGCGGTGCTGTTCGCCATCGGCTGGGCCGTGGGCGCACCGTGGCGCGTGGCGCTGGTGGCGGCGCTCGGGCTGGCACTGTCGTCCACCGCCATCGCGCTGCAGGTGTTCGGCGAACGCAACCTGCTGAAGACGCCCAGCGGCCAGGCCGGCTTCTCGATCCTGCTATTCCAGGACGTGGCCGCGATCCCGATCCTTGCGCTGCTGCCGTTGCTGGCCGGCGCCACGGCGGCCGAGCAGTCCATCAGCGGGCTGGACCGCGCGCTCGAGGCGCTGAAGATCGTCGGCGTGATCGCCGGCATCATCCTCGGCGGCCGGCTGCTGCTGCGCCCGATCCTGCGCTGGATCGCGCGCAGCGACACGCCCGAGATCTTCACCGCCGCCGCGCTGCTGCTGGTGGTGGCCATCGCGGCGCTCATGCAGTTCGTCGGCCTGTCGATGGCGCTGGGCGCCTTCCTCGCCGGCGTGCTGCTGGCCGAGAGCGAGTACCGGCGCGAGCTCGAGACCGACATCGAGCCCTTCAAGGGCCTGCTGCTGGGGCTGTTCTTCATCGCGGTGGGCATGTCGATCAACTTCGGCGTGCTGGTGGCCAACCCCTGGGTCATGGCGGCGCTGGTGCTGAGCTTCCTCGCAATCAAGCTGGTCGTGATCTACGCGCTGGCCAAGGCCATGGGCCTGGCCTATCAGGAGCGGCCGGTGTTCACGCTGCTGCTGGCGCAGGGCGGCGAGTTCGCCTTCGTGGTGTTCCAGGCCGCCGGGCCCGACGTGTTGCCGCCGCAGACCACCTCGCTGCTGATCGGCGCGGTCGCGCTGTCGATGCTGCTGTCGCCGCTGCTGCTGGTGCTGCTCGACAAGTTCGTGCTGCCGCGCTACAGCCGCACGGGCGGGCCGCAGATGGACGAAATCTCGGAACAGCAGGACGCCAAGGTGCTGATCTGCGGCTTCGGCCGCTACGGCCAGATCGTCGGGCGCCTGCTGATGTCGCAGGGCCTGCAGGTGACGGTGCTCGACCACGACGCCGACACCGTCGAAGGCCTGCGCCAGTTCGGCTTCCGGGTGTTCTACGGCGACGCCACGCGGCTCGACCTGCTGCGCACGGCGGGCGCGGGCACGGCGCGCGCCATCGTGGTGGCGGTGGACGACATCGAGCAGTCGCTGGACATCGTCGACCTGGTGCGCGAGAACTTCCCGCAGGCGCGCATCGTGGCGCGTGCGCGCAACGTGACGCACCTGTTCCAGCTGCGCGACCGCGGCGTGCAGGACATCGAGCGCGAGGTGTTCGAGTCGTCGCTGCGCAGCGGCCGTTCGACGCTGGAGGCGCTGGGCTGGCCGGCGGCCGAGGCGCGCGAGGCGTCGATGCGTTTCCGCCAGCGAAACCTCAAGCTCAGCGACGAGATCTACCCGCACTACAAGGACCGCGCCAAGCTGATCGCCGCCAACAAGGCGGGCCGCCAGCAGTTCGAGGAACAGATGGCGCGCGAGCGCGAAGAACGCAAGCTGCGCTCGGGCCAGGACTGGGACCGGCTCGGCGAAGACGAGCCGGGCGACGCGAAGGCGCCCTGAGGCCCGGGCTCAGACCGGCACGGTCAGGTACACACCCTCGCGGCCGATCACCGGCGCGCGGGTCGGCATGAAGATCGTGCAGCCGTCGCAGGGCGAGCGGATCTCGCGCCCGGCCTGCACCGCGATCAGCTCACCCTGGTCGAAGGTCTCGAAGCCGAGCACGGGCCGCACGAAAGCGAAGTCGTCCGACGTGACCATGTGGACCTCGAGCAGCCGGAAGCGGCGCGCGGCCACCGCCACGCGCGGCACCGGGTCGATGAGGCCGAGATGCGCCAGGAAGCGCAGCGACACGTCGGTGGCCAGGTCGGCCGCCGACTGCGCGAAATGCTGGCCGCACTCGACCACCACCGCACCGCCGTCGATGCCCGGCTCGCCGTGCCGGCCGTAGGCCGTGACGCCCGTGCCGGGCGCGGCGCCGACAGGCATCACGAGGTGCACCGGCGGGCCGCCGACGGCCTGCGCCAACCCTGCGTTGCGTTCGAACTCCGGGTAGACCCAGAAGGGCTGCACGGGCGCGCGCGTGGAATGGATGTCCAGCACGTAGTCGGCCGCGTCGAGCACCGGCCGCAGCTCGCGCGCGCGGCGCAGCTCGGGGCTGTGCTCGGTGCCGTCGAGCAGCGCGGGCGACCAGATGCGGTTCAGGTTGTGCACCAGCTGGCGGTTCTCGTAGGGCTGCGCGATGTCGAAGGCCTCGTAGGCCTCGACGTTCGCGAAGCTCACGGTGAGCGTGCCGATCTTCGGGCGCACGCCGCGGTCGAGCAGGTGCGTGGCCGCGACCATGCCGCAGATCTCGTTGCCGTGCGTGAGCGCGTTGATGAGCACGTGCGGGCCGGGCTTGCCCGACGCGAAGCGGTGCACGTAGTCGATGCCGGTGTTGCCCTGCCGGTAGGCCGAGAGGTCGCGCGGCAGCACCTCCAGCGGTGCGGTGTCGGGAGCGAAAGCCTGCAGTGTCTGTGTCATGAAACCAGCCGCCCGCTCACTCGCCGCGGATGCCGGCGCGCTTGACCATCTCGCCGTACAGCGCGAGCCGCTCCGACATCATGGCCGTGAACTGCGCGGGCGACTGCGCCTCGGGTGCGAGCGAACCACGCGCCACCAGCGCCTCGACCATCGTCGGCTGCTCGGCCACCGTGCGCACGGCCTTGTGCAGCGCGGCGATGACCTCGGGCGGCGTCTTCGCGGGCGCGGCCAGGCCGATCCACGAGGTGGTGTTCAGCACCGGATAACCCAGCTCCGTGAAGGTCGGCACGTCGGGCAGCGCCGCGACGCGCG
Encoded here:
- the kefF gene encoding glutathione-regulated potassium-efflux system oxidoreductase KefF; amino-acid sequence: MTTTTSMENPGSIYVLAAHPHWRDSRVNRRLFAAAQRVPGAEVNDLYGSYPDFAIDVEVERERLARADLVVLLHPIQWYSMPPLQKLWLDDVLGYGWAYGPGGTALQGKDCWLVATTGGPEPSYHPQSYNRYFFDAFLPPYEQTAALCGMRFLPPLLLHGARRVSEAEVAAHVEVFVQRLESYPVWPEMDELDACIACPVPETDRPAESDDVSKVVAGVFHSAMTHGLAVANGSTSTNKAA
- a CDS encoding succinylglutamate desuccinylase/aspartoacylase domain-containing protein, with amino-acid sequence MTQTLQAFAPDTAPLEVLPRDLSAYRQGNTGIDYVHRFASGKPGPHVLINALTHGNEICGMVAATHLLDRGVRPKIGTLTVSFANVEAYEAFDIAQPYENRQLVHNLNRIWSPALLDGTEHSPELRRARELRPVLDAADYVLDIHSTRAPVQPFWVYPEFERNAGLAQAVGGPPVHLVMPVGAAPGTGVTAYGRHGEPGIDGGAVVVECGQHFAQSAADLATDVSLRFLAHLGLIDPVPRVAVAARRFRLLEVHMVTSDDFAFVRPVLGFETFDQGELIAVQAGREIRSPCDGCTIFMPTRAPVIGREGVYLTVPV
- the kefC gene encoding glutathione-regulated potassium-efflux system protein KefC; protein product: MEHAPAWLTSSLIYLGAAVLVVPLSKFLGLGSIIGYLVAGIAIGPWGLGLVSSVEDVLHFAEFGVVLMLFLVGLELEPKRLWSLRRPIFGWGSAQVLSCAAVLFAIGWAVGAPWRVALVAALGLALSSTAIALQVFGERNLLKTPSGQAGFSILLFQDVAAIPILALLPLLAGATAAEQSISGLDRALEALKIVGVIAGIILGGRLLLRPILRWIARSDTPEIFTAAALLLVVAIAALMQFVGLSMALGAFLAGVLLAESEYRRELETDIEPFKGLLLGLFFIAVGMSINFGVLVANPWVMAALVLSFLAIKLVVIYALAKAMGLAYQERPVFTLLLAQGGEFAFVVFQAAGPDVLPPQTTSLLIGAVALSMLLSPLLLVLLDKFVLPRYSRTGGPQMDEISEQQDAKVLICGFGRYGQIVGRLLMSQGLQVTVLDHDADTVEGLRQFGFRVFYGDATRLDLLRTAGAGTARAIVVAVDDIEQSLDIVDLVRENFPQARIVARARNVTHLFQLRDRGVQDIEREVFESSLRSGRSTLEALGWPAAEAREASMRFRQRNLKLSDEIYPHYKDRAKLIAANKAGRQQFEEQMAREREERKLRSGQDWDRLGEDEPGDAKAP